The genomic segment AGCGCGGCGTCTCGCTCAAGAACCTGACCTACGGCAAGGTTGAGCCGGCCGCAGGTTCCAGTGTCCGTCAAAAGATCACGCTCCAGCAGGGCATCCCGGGAGAGAAGGCCAAGGAGATCGTGAAGCTGGTTAAGGACTCAAAAAAGAAGGTACAGGCCAGCATTCAGGGCGATACTGTGAGAATATCCGGCAAGGACCGCGACGACCTCCAGGCCATCATTGCGCTTCTGCGAGGCAAGGACCTGGGCGTCGACCTGCAGTTCACCAACTACCGGACCAATTAGCATGGCTGATTCCCGGCAACTTCCCTGCAGCAAGCCGGAACCAGAGAAACGTGGAAAGCGGAACGATTTGAGCACACTGGCGATAGCGACGGCGAGGGAAGTATTCGACCTGCTCCGGGATGACCTTGTGGCCATCGAGCAGGAACTGGGCCGCGACGCCGCGTCGAGCGTCAGCACCATCACGGAGATCGCTGAGTATCTCCGCGAGGGCGGAGGCAAGCGGATCCGCCCGAGCCTGTTGCTGCTTGCATCGCACATGCTCGGCTTTTCGGGGCCCAACGCCATTCGCCTGGGCGCGGTGGTTGAAATGGTCCACACGGCTACGCTGGTTCACGACGACATCATTGACGGCGCCGACACGCGCCGCGGCCGCCCTTCCGCCAATACCACGTGGGGTAATGAGAAGTGCGTCCTTGCAGGCGACTGGCTTTACATGCAGGCCTTTAAAGTGGCACTTGAAGAAAAGAACCTCAAGGTACTCGATCTGCTCATCGGTCTCACGCAGCAGATGGTTGAAGGCGAGCTGCTGCAGATCCAGAAGCTGGGCAAAGCCGTCAGCGAGGCCGAGTACTACGATCTCATCTTCCGCAAAACTGCCTGCCTGTTCTCAACGTCCATGCGCCTCGGGGCAGTCCTGGCCGGAGCTACAGACCAGCAGGAGGCCTCAGTAGGCGTCTATGGCCGGGCGGTAGGCCTGGCTTTCCAGATCGTCGATGACGTCCTCGACCTGACCGCGACCGAAGAAGTCCTCGGCAAGCCGGTGGCCAGCGACCTGCGCGAAGGCAAGGCGACCCTTGCGGTGATCCACTCATTTGATCACGGCACGGCGGCGGAGCGGCAGGCCATCCAGCGCGTGCTCGACGATCGCAGCTTCGAGAACGTCAGCCGGCAACAGATCAAAGACATCCTCATCCGCAACGGCTCCGTGACGTATGCCATGAGCGTGGCTGACCGCTATGCCGAGCAGTCTCGGCAGGCGCTGAAATCCATGCCGGATTCGGACTTTAAGCGCGCACTCCTCTGGGTGCCGGATTTCGTAGTCGCACGCGAAAAGTAGACTCTCCATTCCTCGGGGATTGAATTGGAAAAGATCTGGGCTGAAGTCGACGACTACCTTGGCAATCTGCTTGCGCCGCACGATCCGGCGCTCACGAGGGCCCTCGATGCGAATCAAGCGTCAGGCCTCCCATCCATCGACGTGCCTCCGCTTCTCGGCAAATTCCTCGATGTGATCATCCGCATCTCGGGCGCGCGCCGCGTTCTGGAACTCGGCACGCTGGGCGGCTATTCGACGATCTGGATGGCCCGCGCCCTGCCGCCTGACGGCCAGCTCATCAGTCTCGAAATCGAGTCCAAGCACGCCGACATCGCGCGCGCAAATCTTGAGGCAGCGGGCGTAATGGAACGCGTCGACATTCGTGTCGGCCCCGCGATCGAAAGCCTGAGAGCCTTGCTCGCAGCCGGCGCCGAGCCATTCGATCTCATCTTCCTCGATGCCGACAAGCAGAGCCTGCCTGAGTACCTGGAATGGTCGCTGAAGCTCTCGCGCCCCGGCACTGTGATCATCGCCGACAACGTCGTCCGCGACGGCAAAGTCGTCAATTCGAAAACTGATGATCCGCATG from the Occallatibacter riparius genome contains:
- a CDS encoding YajQ family cyclic di-GMP-binding protein; this translates as MAQDNSFDIVSKVEIQEVRNAIDQALKEIHQRFDLKDSHSEIKLQEADKEIQLASKDEYKLEAVKEILGQKLVKRGVSLKNLTYGKVEPAAGSSVRQKITLQQGIPGEKAKEIVKLVKDSKKKVQASIQGDTVRISGKDRDDLQAIIALLRGKDLGVDLQFTNYRTN
- a CDS encoding polyprenyl synthetase family protein encodes the protein MSTLAIATAREVFDLLRDDLVAIEQELGRDAASSVSTITEIAEYLREGGGKRIRPSLLLLASHMLGFSGPNAIRLGAVVEMVHTATLVHDDIIDGADTRRGRPSANTTWGNEKCVLAGDWLYMQAFKVALEEKNLKVLDLLIGLTQQMVEGELLQIQKLGKAVSEAEYYDLIFRKTACLFSTSMRLGAVLAGATDQQEASVGVYGRAVGLAFQIVDDVLDLTATEEVLGKPVASDLREGKATLAVIHSFDHGTAAERQAIQRVLDDRSFENVSRQQIKDILIRNGSVTYAMSVADRYAEQSRQALKSMPDSDFKRALLWVPDFVVAREK
- a CDS encoding O-methyltransferase; amino-acid sequence: MEKIWAEVDDYLGNLLAPHDPALTRALDANQASGLPSIDVPPLLGKFLDVIIRISGARRVLELGTLGGYSTIWMARALPPDGQLISLEIESKHADIARANLEAAGVMERVDIRVGPAIESLRALLAAGAEPFDLIFLDADKQSLPEYLEWSLKLSRPGTVIIADNVVRDGKVVNSKTDDPHVRGVQRYLELAAKEPRLSTTAMPTVGARGYDGFSISVVLK